Genomic window (Candidatus Limnocylindrales bacterium):
CCCGAAGGCCCGCGACAACAGCACGGGCTGGGGCGCGTGGATCTTCGGTACGAGCTTCATGGAGCTCAATCGCGAGCGTTATCTCGACGCGTTCTTTCGCGCGCGCCTGGTGATCGTCGCGCTTGGCCTGGTTCTCGGCGTGCTCGTCTTCGCGCGCGCGCGCGAGCTGCTTTCTCCGGCCGGCGCGCTCGCGGCGCTTCTCGTTTACGGCACGATGCCGCCCGTCATCGCGCATGCGTCGGTTGCGACGCTCGACGTCGGCGTTTCGCTCGCGCTGTTTGCCGCACTGATCGCGGCGGCGCGGTTCGCCAGAAGCAAGGCCGTGGTCTGGGCGCTCGCGACCGGCGCAGCGTTTGGTTTTGGGTTCGCGATCAAGGGCACGGCCGCGTTGTTCGCGCCGCTGGTTCCGATCCTCGTTGCGGCCGAGTGGGACGACTGGAACGCGGACGGGATCCGGCGATTCGTGATCGGCGGCGCGTCGATGCTCGCGGCCGCGTGGCTTGCGATCCTGGTTTCGTACCGTTTCTCGGGCTTTCCGCTTCCGGCGCCGCTCGTCGAGGGCATCCGGTTCCAGATCGCCGCGAGCAGCTCGGGAGAATTTCCGGCGTTCCTGTTCGGCAGCTGGTCGCAGAAAGGCTGGTGGTACTACTACCTGGTCGCGCTCGTGCTGAAGACACCGATCGCGTCCCTGGTGCTGTTCGTCGCCGGAATCGTCGCGATCGCAACCGGACAGGGCAGGCCCGGCGATGCCGCCGGAAGCCGGCGCGCAGAGGCCGCGTGGATCCTCATTCCGCCGCTGTTTCTCCTCTACGTGCTGTCGTTCCACTACGCGAAGGATTACGGAATCCGCTACCTGTTGCCGGCGTTTCCGTTCCTCGTCCTGCTTGCCGGCCGCGGCGCGGACCTGCTGCTGCGAAGCGGAACATATGCGCGCGCGGCGCTGGCCGTGCTGCTCGTTTGGCAGACGGCGGCATGCGCGTTCGCCGGACCGCATCAGCTTGCGTACTTCAACGAGCTTGCCGGAGGTCCCGATCGCGCGCGCACGCTGCTTCTCGATTCGAACCTGGACTGGGGCCAGGACCTCGGACGGCTTGCATACTATCTTCACGACCGCGGTCTGCGCAGCGCGTGCATCGGATACTTCGGGCACGTGAGCCCGAAGGTCTACGATCTCGACTTCACGCTGCCGCCGACGACACCGGCACCGGGACTGTGTGCGATCAGCGCGAACTTTCTCGCGGGATATCCGTACGCAATCACGTACGCTGGAGATCGCATCCGCGGCGTGCGGCCGGGAGCGTGGTCGTGGTTCGACAAGCTGGTGCCGATCGCGCGCATCGGCCGCTCGATCTACGTATACGACGTGACGGCCGAAGACGTCGCGCGTCTTGGCGGATCGCATCCGCCCGCCGCCTCTCCACCGGCGCGCTGAGCGCTTTGACATCGTGACGGCACCGGCAAAAGGAAGCGCGATGGGTGTTGCGGCGGCCAACCATTCTCATCCCGGCATCGTCATTCCGACGTACAACGAGAGCGAGAACATCGAGCGGCTCGTCGCCGAGATCCTCGCGCTGCCGGTCGGAGCTCACGTTGTCGTCGTCGACGACAACTCGCCGGACGGGACCGGGGAGCTGCTCGACAAGCTGGCCGCCGTCGAGCCGCGACTGCACGTGGTGCATCGCCCGGCCAAGCTCGGCCTCGGCACCGCGCATATCGCCGGCATCCGCAAGGCCGACGCGCTCGGCCTCGACCCGATCGGCACGATGGACGCGGATTTCTCCCACCACCCCCGTTACATCCCGAACCTGATCGCCGGCCTCGCCCACAACGATGTGATGATCGGCTCGCGATACGTGGCCGGCGGGGGCACCAAGGACTTCGGGCTCCACCGCCAGCTGCTCAGCCGGACAGCGAACACGTTTGCCAGGACGATGCTCGGCCTGACGTCCGGCGACTGCACGGCCGGTTTCCGCCTGTACCGCCGGGAGACGCTCGCCTCGATCGATCTCGATTCGATCTTCTCGAACGGGTACTCGTTCCTCATCGAGATTCTCTTTCTCGTTCAGGCCGCCGGCTGGAAGGTCGGCGAATCGCCGATTCTTTTTGAAGATCGTCGCGAGGGGATCTCGAAGATCTCGCGCAAGGAAATCGCCAAGGCGGTCTACACGGTGCTGCGGCTGTTTGCGCAGCGCGGACGCATCCGCGGCGGCGTCGCGCGACCGGCGTCGCGACCGAGGTAGTCAAACGCGTACGTCATCGTGCTGCGCGTGATGAAGAGGCTCACGCGCACAGCAAGTGGAACTATCCACTGCGTCGACGAATGCGCTTTGCTTTCCTGCGATTTCTCTTCGAAGGCACAGAATCGATTTTTGTAAATCGAATACGGCCAAAAGCATTGACGGCCGGAGGACCGGCGGATAAGTTCCGGCGATCGCAAGTAGCCGAATCCCTGGAGCGCACGTCCTGCGGACGTGATGGGACGAAGCTCTTTCGAGACCACGGGTTGCCGGAATTGCGGTGCCCGAAACCTTCGGAGGGAAAATGAAACGACATTTCACGCTGGGCGCCGCGGCGGCGCTCTCGGTTTTTCTGATTGGCGGACTGGCAGGCAGTGCGCACGCGCGCACCGCGAACAAGACGCTCTATCCGATCGTCTTCGCGCACGGCGCCGGCGGCTTCGACAACATTCTCGGCTACGACTACTGGGGCGATGACTGGGGCGTGTTCGTGCTCGACCCGTGCGACGGGTTCCTCGAGACTACGTGCAACGGCGACATCGACTACAACCAGAAGTCGTTCATCGCATCGGTTACGCCGCTTCAGTCCTCCGAAGCGCGCGGCTACGAGCTCTACCAGGACATCCTCGGCTACATGGCGACGTCGGGCGCGCAGTACGTCAACATCGTCGGGCACTCGCAGGGCGGCATCGATCTTCGCAAGGCGGCCAAGCTGCTCTACACGAACAAGGCCCGCACGGTCGTCAAGTACGGCATCAGCCTGTCGTCGCCGCACCGCGGCTCGCCGATCGCGAAGTACATCCTCGACCTGAAGCCCGGCGTCGTTTCGGTAATCGACGCGCTCGCGACGTTCTACGGAAGCATCGTCTACGGCGCCGGCAACGACGGCTACGCGGCTGCCAAGTCGCTCATGTACAACGACTACAGCGCGACCGACGGCGTGACGACGGGCCTCGCGGCATACAACGTCACGTATCCGAACAGCCCGACGTACATCGCGCGCAGCCGCAGCATGGTGACGGCCCAGCAGGGCCTCGACATGAATCCGGCGCTCTACCTGGTGCAGCAGGGGTTCTACAACATCGACGGTGACGGCTACGCGGCCAGCGACGCCGACAACGACGGCGCCGAAGGCATCGGCAACGGCAACCGGAACGACACCGACGACGATGGGCTGGTCGGCGTGAACTCGGCCCAGATGGGCCTGCGCCTCGAGCACGTCGGCTGCTGGCCCTGTCTCGATTACGTCTATGAGCGGACGGCCACCGGCGACTGCACCAACCTGAACTCGCCGCCGTCGATTGCGATGACGTCGAAGTCGTACGTGATCCCGCAGGATCACATCGACATCATCGGCGTCGGACCGGACACGTTCGACGAGATGGAGTTCTACGCTGCACTGACGGACTACATCGCCGACAGCGGATTCTGATCCGCCGTACTTGCGGTCATGTTCAGGGGCCGTTATCCCGTCGGGATAACGGCCCCTTTCGTTTTATCCATCCGTTGAACTACCTGCCGCCCATGCATCGTAGAGGCTCCCGTGTCTGACCGATCGAAGAATCGCAAAATTGTCTTCGCTGCCGTTGCCGTGGTCGCGCTCGTCGCCGTCGTGTTCCTGCGGTCCGGGTCCGGTCCGTCTCCGGGGCCGAAGAAAGGCGAGGATGACGCAACGCAATGGGTCGACGGCGACGGATCTGGAGCTTCCTCTCCGGATTCCTCGCGGCGCCAGGCGCGGGCGCTTGGCATCAGCGACAGCCGGTCCGACGACGAGGCGGCGGAGTACCTGCGCGAGCAGTTCGGCGCGACGATCGACAACAAGCGGTCGCAGATCAAGGCGATCGAAAAGCTGATCAATTACCTGATGAAGCGCTATCCGGACGACTGGCAGAGCCGGCTGCAGGCGCTGCTCGCCAAGGCATTCCCCGGGCTCGCCGATCAGCTCTATGCGCAGTTCCAGAACATGTCGTCGTACAACGAATGGCTGAAAGCGCACCATGACGAGCTCGCGAAGATGGATCCGGCCGACAGGCGCGAGGCGCTTCGCGATGCGCGCTCGCGCTTCTTCGGCGCGGATGCCGAGGAGATCTTCGCGGAGACTCTCAAGCAGGACCAGATCGCCGACGCGATGGCGGCCATCAAGGACGCGCACGACACCACGGTCAAAGAGAAGCTCGATACCTACATGGATGCGATCAACGATGCGTTCGGAGAAGAAGCGCCGCAGTTCATCGAACGCCGGCAGACCGAATTGCTCGGCCGCTTCGTCGAGCTTCCATCGGTGCAGGACGATCTGTACGCGATGTCGCCGGAGCAGCGCGAAAACGAGCTGTCGAACATTCGTGCGGCGATGGGTCTCGACGAGCAGGCTCTCACCCGATGGCGTACTCTCGATGCGGAGCGCGATGCGCAATGGGATACCGGCGAGGACTACATGCGCGAGCGCGACCAGATCGTGAAGTCGTCACAAGGCGACGAGCAGGCGCGGCGGCTTGCGGAGCTTCGCACGAAGACGTTCGGAGAAGACGCCGACACGATCCGCAGCGAAGAGGATGCGGGCTTTTTCCGTTTCGGCCATCGCCGGGTTTATGGAAAAGAGTAGCCGACACTGCGGAGGTTGCTCATGAAGACGATCAAAAATTTTGCAGGACTGATCGCGTTTATTTTCATTGCGGCGCCGGGATTCGCAGCGCCGCCTCCGATGGGTGCATGCTGCAACATCGTGGCCGGCTGCTGCCCCCCGCTCGGCAACTGCCAGATCACGACATCGTCGTTCTGCGAATTCGGCTACCAGGGTGACGGTACGGTCTGTCCGGATTGTCCGGCGACGACCACGACCACTACGACGAGCACGACGACGCTCGCACCGACCACCACGACGTCGACGACCACCAGCACGACGACAACCACCACGCTCGGTCCGGGAACCACGAGCACGACGCTCGTGCCCGTGTCGATCTGCGGAGACGCGAATCAGGATCTGGAGATCACGTCGACCGACGCATTGATCGCGCTGAAGACTGCGGTTTCGACCGCGAGCTGTCCGCTCGAACGATGCGACTACAACGGAAGCGGCGAGGTTACTGCCACGGATGCGCTCGCGATCCTGAAGGTCGCCGTGGGACAGCCGATCGTGCCGATGTGCCCGATCGTGATCTGAAAAGAACAAACCGCGACAGAAAAACGGGGTCGACACCGATTTGCGAATATCGGTGTCCGACCCCGTTTTTTTCTACATCGAGAGCACGATCTTTCCGAAGTTTGCGTTCTCTTCCATCAGGCGATGGGCGTCTGCTGCGTTCGCGAGCGGAATCACCCTGTCGACGACGGTCGCGATCCGTCCGCTCGCGATATGCGGCAGCACGCTCTTTTCGAATGCGCGCACGGCCGTCGCTTTCTCTTCGAGCGAGCGCGCCCGCAGCAGAGTGCCGCGGATCGTCAGGCGCTTCTGCAGCATGGCGCCGAGCGCGAGCTCGCCGCTGAAGCCGCCCATGAGGCCGATCAGGATCATCCGCCCTTTTTCCGCGAGCGCGCGCACGTTCGACTCGAGATACGACGCGCCGATGAAGTCGACGACGACGTCGACGCCGCGCCCGCCGGTCGCTTCGCGTGCGCGGTCGGCAAACGCTTCGGTTTTGTAGTCGATCGCGACGTCGAGCCCGAGCTTGCAGGCCGCATCGAGCTTTTCCTTCGACCCGGCCGTGCCGAGCACGATCGATGCGCCCATGACCCTGGCAAGCTGGATTGCCGCCGTACCGACGCCGGAGCCGGCCGCGTGCACGAGCACGCTTTCTCCGCACGCAAACGAGCACTGCAGGAGCGCGTCGTGCGCCGTGATGAACGCTTCCGGAACCGAAGCGGCCTGCTCGAACGTGAGCCGCTCGGGAATGATCGACGCGAGCCGATGATTGACGACGATCTTTTGCGCGTAGCCGCCGCCGGCGAGAAGGCCCATCACGCGGTCGCCCGCGCGAAATCCGGTCGCGTTGGCGCCGGCGCTTTCGACTTCGCCCGCGAACTCGAGCCCCGGAATTTCGAACTCCGGCTTTGGTCCGGGCTGCGGGTAAAGGCCACGACGCTGCAGCAGGTCTGCACGGTTGAGAGCGGTGGCCTTTACACGAACCACGAGGTCGTCCGGACCGCATGCGGGGTCGGGCAGGTCGCGCAGCGCGAGCACTTCCGGCCCGCCGTATTCGGCAATCACGATGGCTTTCACGAGGAGAACTCCTTGGCGACGGTCTTGAGGAACGCGCGCGAGCGAAGAGGCTTTGTCAGATGGAGATCGACGAGGCGATCGAGAAGGGCAGTCGCGAGGCGCCCGACCGCAGGCTCGGCGACGTCCGGCACCGAGAGCGTCGCGCCGCGCACGTACGCCATGAGCGGCGGATCGATCACGCGGCGGCTCGGCCGGAAGCGTTCGTCTGCGGGATCGAGCCCTGCGGCTTCGGCTTCGTGACGCGCGCAGATGACGCCGCTGCCACGGCTGTCGAGAATCGGGCGCGAGCCTTCGGTGACCGGCTCTCCGCAGATCCCGCAGATCCCGAAGTCCGGCGCCCAGCCGCTGCGCTCGAGCAGGCCGAGCACGAAGTGGTGGGCGAGCGGTTCGATCAGGTCGCGGCCAAGCCGGCTGATGACCTCGCGATAAAGCTCATACAGGTCGCGGCACGGATCGCGGTCGGCAGTCATGACCTCGGTCAGCTCGGTCAGGTAAGAAGCCCACGCGAATGCGTCGAGGTTCGATGCCAGCGCCGGGTTCGATGCCAGGACCCGGCTCTCGTGCAGAAAAGCCAGTGAGAATTGGGGTTTGCGGTCGAGGCGGACCTGGATTTCCTGAAACGGCTCGAGTGCTCCGCCGGCGAACCGGCGCACCGAGCGACGCGCGCCTTTGGCGATCGCCGAGATTTTCCCGGCCTCTTCGGTGAGCAGGACCAGGATCCGGTCGGACTCCCCGAAGTTGCGGCTTCGCAGGACGAACGCGCTGGTGATGATTTCATCCGCTGCCACGGTTTCCCCGAAGAAGTCCCAGAAAACGTCGCGCCCGACGTATTCGCAAGGATATGCCATCGCTTTCATTGACACGCTGCACCGGCGACTTAGCTTCGGCGCGCCGTCGCCCGCCGGAGGCCCCCTTACAATGAGCCAGGACGATTCAAGCCAAGCCACTTCCAGAGCAGACGAGCGCGCCAACGGCGCGGATGGCGACGAGCCCCGCTCCACGCGCAGCGAGGCCGATACGACCAGCGATGTTTCGGGCGAAGACGCCGAGCCCGGCGTAGCGCTGTCCCCGGAAGACGAGCTCGACGCGGCCCGCAGCAAATCGGCCGAAAACTACGATCTTTACGTGCGCGCCAAGGCGGACATCGAGAACATCCGCAAGCGCCACCAGCGCGAGCTTGCCGATCGCGCCCGATACGACGGCGAGTCGCTGGCGCGTGACATCGTTCCGGCCATCGACGACCTCGAGCGGGCGCTCGAGCATGCTGGCGACGGCGCTGCCGGAGTCACCGACGGCATCGAGCTCGTTCGCAAGGGCCTGATGGCTGCGCTCAAGCGCAACGGAGTCGAGCGCATCGAGGCCGAAGGGAAGCCGTTCGACCCGGCTGAGCACGAAGCGGTGACCGTCGTCGAGACCGACGAGGTGCCGCCGAATACGGTCATCAGCGTTTTCCGGGCGGGCTACAAAATTCGCGACCGGCTGCTGCGCGCCGCAATGGTCTCGGTGTCGAAGGCACCCGAATCCAAGGCCTGAAAACGCGGAAAACCGGCGAGAAATCCACTTGCGGACCGGGGTCGGGTGCTTACTTACCCGACCAGGCGCAAAGGCGC
Coding sequences:
- a CDS encoding glycosyltransferase family 39 protein; its protein translation is MLASLQELAREASNRIVMLGVVLGFFAIMAVIAARTNTPTPDEFVYVPAGYYHLTTGDLTFDTTNPPLLKMLMAAPLLAMDVRIDTSPKARDNSTGWGAWIFGTSFMELNRERYLDAFFRARLVIVALGLVLGVLVFARARELLSPAGALAALLVYGTMPPVIAHASVATLDVGVSLALFAALIAAARFARSKAVVWALATGAAFGFGFAIKGTAALFAPLVPILVAAEWDDWNADGIRRFVIGGASMLAAAWLAILVSYRFSGFPLPAPLVEGIRFQIAASSSGEFPAFLFGSWSQKGWWYYYLVALVLKTPIASLVLFVAGIVAIATGQGRPGDAAGSRRAEAAWILIPPLFLLYVLSFHYAKDYGIRYLLPAFPFLVLLAGRGADLLLRSGTYARAALAVLLVWQTAACAFAGPHQLAYFNELAGGPDRARTLLLDSNLDWGQDLGRLAYYLHDRGLRSACIGYFGHVSPKVYDLDFTLPPTTPAPGLCAISANFLAGYPYAITYAGDRIRGVRPGAWSWFDKLVPIARIGRSIYVYDVTAEDVARLGGSHPPAASPPAR
- a CDS encoding polyprenol monophosphomannose synthase; translation: MGVAAANHSHPGIVIPTYNESENIERLVAEILALPVGAHVVVVDDNSPDGTGELLDKLAAVEPRLHVVHRPAKLGLGTAHIAGIRKADALGLDPIGTMDADFSHHPRYIPNLIAGLAHNDVMIGSRYVAGGGTKDFGLHRQLLSRTANTFARTMLGLTSGDCTAGFRLYRRETLASIDLDSIFSNGYSFLIEILFLVQAAGWKVGESPILFEDRREGISKISRKEIAKAVYTVLRLFAQRGRIRGGVARPASRPR
- a CDS encoding dockerin type I domain-containing protein is translated as MKTIKNFAGLIAFIFIAAPGFAAPPPMGACCNIVAGCCPPLGNCQITTSSFCEFGYQGDGTVCPDCPATTTTTTTSTTTLAPTTTTSTTTSTTTTTTLGPGTTSTTLVPVSICGDANQDLEITSTDALIALKTAVSTASCPLERCDYNGSGEVTATDALAILKVAVGQPIVPMCPIVI
- a CDS encoding NAD(P)H-quinone oxidoreductase, giving the protein MKAIVIAEYGGPEVLALRDLPDPACGPDDLVVRVKATALNRADLLQRRGLYPQPGPKPEFEIPGLEFAGEVESAGANATGFRAGDRVMGLLAGGGYAQKIVVNHRLASIIPERLTFEQAASVPEAFITAHDALLQCSFACGESVLVHAAGSGVGTAAIQLARVMGASIVLGTAGSKEKLDAACKLGLDVAIDYKTEAFADRAREATGGRGVDVVVDFIGASYLESNVRALAEKGRMILIGLMGGFSGELALGAMLQKRLTIRGTLLRARSLEEKATAVRAFEKSVLPHIASGRIATVVDRVIPLANAADAHRLMEENANFGKIVLSM
- the recO gene encoding DNA repair protein RecO, yielding MAYPCEYVGRDVFWDFFGETVAADEIITSAFVLRSRNFGESDRILVLLTEEAGKISAIAKGARRSVRRFAGGALEPFQEIQVRLDRKPQFSLAFLHESRVLASNPALASNLDAFAWASYLTELTEVMTADRDPCRDLYELYREVISRLGRDLIEPLAHHFVLGLLERSGWAPDFGICGICGEPVTEGSRPILDSRGSGVICARHEAEAAGLDPADERFRPSRRVIDPPLMAYVRGATLSVPDVAEPAVGRLATALLDRLVDLHLTKPLRSRAFLKTVAKEFSS
- the grpE gene encoding nucleotide exchange factor GrpE, giving the protein MSQDDSSQATSRADERANGADGDEPRSTRSEADTTSDVSGEDAEPGVALSPEDELDAARSKSAENYDLYVRAKADIENIRKRHQRELADRARYDGESLARDIVPAIDDLERALEHAGDGAAGVTDGIELVRKGLMAALKRNGVERIEAEGKPFDPAEHEAVTVVETDEVPPNTVISVFRAGYKIRDRLLRAAMVSVSKAPESKA